The sequence below is a genomic window from Brevibacillus laterosporus.
TCGGCGGGACACGTAATAAGCCTTTTCGAAGTGATTCTTTAGGTCTGTCTACGATGATACGTTTTTTCTCAAATAAAGCTCAGCAGAATCGACCTGCTTTTGAGGAAACTGATGTTTATCTTGAGTTAGGTGAAAAGATGCTGTGGTAACCAAAAATTGCGGCAAGTTCAGCAGAACTGATATAACCCCATCGCCATTTTTTTATGGCTACGTTTTGTGTCCCCGGTGTCCATAGCAGAGAAGGAGTGTTACGCCAATATGAGTAGATGGAGTAGTCTTTATCTGCTATCAGCAACATCTGTTTGGACAAATGAAGTGCCACAGGAGATAAAATTATATTCGTTCGAGAGTTGAAAGATGAAGCTTACGTTCGACACGTCAATGACAAAAATATCATCAATAGAAAAGCAGTAGGATTATTCCTACTGCCTCTTAAACTACCACTATTTAGCTATTGTTCTTTCATTTTATTGATTCTGCCGAAATAAGTAGCATTTTTTCTTTTGGTTCGTTTTTATGGTATGAGAGTACAATTAAGTTGTCTCGTACAGGACATCCTCTTTCTCATTATGCTGTTTTATGATACTATCTTTCTTTGTTTCCGATGAAAAACGTGGAAAGTTAATCATAATTGAAATAATGCCACAAACAGCAACTAGCATTGGATAAAAAGCATACGGCAATAGATCGATTGGTGACAGTGAAGCAAATCCCGCTGCGGTTAACATTTGAGCCCCGTACGGAATGATCCCTTGTACGCTACAAGAAAATAAATCTAGTAAGCTCGCCGATTTTCTCGGATCAATCTCATATTGATCTGAAATATTTTTAGCAAGCGGCCCTGCAAAAATAATAGCAATTGTATTATTAGCTGTACACATATTTGTCATGCTCACAAGCCCAGCAATTCCAAATTCTGCTCCCTTCTTCGAACGAATGTTGCGCGTCAATACATTCATTAGATAATGAATCCCGCCATTATGTTGAATAATCTCAATCATTCCACCAATTAACATTGTTAATAACACGAGCTCCATCATTCCGCTAATTCCTACTGTGACATTTTTGAAGAAAGTTGCAAGTGTGTAGCTTCCATCTACCATACCGATAATACCTGATAATACAGTTCCTCCTGCCAGAACGACTAGGACATTCCATCCAAGTAAGGCTGCAATCAGCACTCCTGCATACGGTAAAATTTTCACCCAATTGAACGTACCTGTTACCATATTTGTATGATTTCCTAATGTAAGAACGACTAAAAGTATGATCGTTATAATAGCAGCTGGTAATACAATTAAAAAGTTTGTTTTGAATTTATCTTTCATTTCCGTTCCTTGCGTGCGTACGGCGGCAATTGTCGTATCAGATATAAATGATAAATTATCACCGAACATCGCTCCTCCAACAACTGTTGCAATTGTGAGGGCGATCGAGATATCTGTTTGTTCGCTAATCCCTATTGCAATTGGCGCTAATGCAGCAATAGTCCCCATAGATGTCCCCATCGCTAACGAGATAAATGCAGCGATTATAAATAAGCCTACAACTACGAAACCTTGAGGTAAAACGGAAAGAGCTAAGTTCACTGTAGCTTCAACGCTGCCCATGCCTTTTGCTGCTTGGGAAAACGCTCCTGCCAATACAAAGATTAATAGCATAATTATGATATTAGGATTGCCGGCCCCTTTAGCAAACCGTTCTACCTTTGTCGTAAAGGTTTCATTTCTATTCATCGCTAATGCAACTGTAACTGCAATCAAAATAGCAACTATGATGGGAAGCTGATAAAAATCTCCTGTAATAACTCCAGAGCCTATAAATAGTACTAAAAATATACCGAGCGGCAATAATGCCAACGCACTTCCTTTTGTCTGTTTCATACTAACACCTCTCTATTACTAAACTTTTCCTTCAAAAAATGAAGAAGACCTCTTCTTATGAGAAGAGGTCTTATATAAGATATAAGAAACACTCTTCTCATCTTTCAAGCACATTGCTTGCTGGATTTGGCACAGCACTCTAATTACGAGTCCGCTGCCGAGGCATCAAAGGGCCAGTCCCTCCGCCTCTCTAGATAAGAAGGTTTCATATTTTATTTTCTATCACTAAGCTTTTTTTACTTTACTCGTTGATAAACAAAATGTCAAATGTTTTTAATATAGGATTCTTTTTTTGTTACTAAGCGTTCGTCTGTTCTCATTTGAAATTCCTCCCATTTCAACCCAAAAAACTTATTTACCGCACAACAAATTTCCAGGCATAATTTCAAAGTTGGATTATATTTTCCCTTTTCAATAAGACGAATCGTAATTTATGGATGATAATCAATGAATCTTACATTGTTCACGACATTTACATCAACGTAATAATGTCTTTTAGGTCGTTGAGTTGATGGAACAGTTACAGTCAGTATAAATGGTAATATCGTCCAGTAAGCGGTATAATAAAAAAAGATTCAATGAAAACAAGGGAGTGAATTTGATTGAAGCAAGCAATCATAGATCGCTTTACAAGATATGTAAAAGTGGACACCCAATCCAACGACGAGAGCCATACAGTCCCGTCAACAGCAGGACAAATTGAGTTAGGTAAAATGCTAGTCGAAGAATTAAAAGCGACGGGACTATCGGAAGTCACGATGGATGAAAATGGATATGTAATGGCGACACTCCCTGCAAATACGCACAAGCAGGTTCCAGTGATCGGCTTTTTAGCTCATCTGGATACTGCCACGGATTTTATAGGTAAAAATGTCAATCCGCAAGTCCACGAAAATTTTGATGGCAAAGCTATTATACTAAATCAAGGACTTGGCGTTGTTTTAACTCCCGAATTATTCCCAGAGTTGCCGTCCTATAAAGGTCATACACTGATAACTACTGATGGAACAACATTGCTCGGAGCAGATGATAAAGCTGGAATTACTGAAATAGTAACGGCAATGGATTATCTATTGAAACACCCGGAAATCAAGCATGGAAAAATCAGAGTGGCATTCACCCCTGACGAAGAAATCAGCCGAGGACCGGCTCATTTTGACGTAGCTGCATTTGGCGCAGAATTTGGGTATACGATAGATGGTGGAGCACTAGGTGGATTGGAGTATGAAAGCTTTAATGCCGCTGGAGTCAAGCTCACCTTTAAAGGAATTAGCACGCATCCTGGAACAGCCAAGGATAAAATGCTTAACGCAAGTAAGCTAGCGATGGAATTTCATGGACAACTCCCCGCAGCAGAAGCACCGGAGTATACGGATGGCTACGAGGGCTTTTACCACCTTATCTCAGTACATGGTGATGTTGAACAAAGTAAATCTCATTACATAATCAGAGACTTTGATCAAGATAACTTTAACGCCCGAAAAGAGAAAGTGGCGGGTATCGTGAAACAGATGCAGGAGAAATACGGAGCAGAAAATATCATTATCGAGATGAAAGATCAGTACTATAATATGCGTGATAAAATAGAACCGGTCAGGGAAGTTGTTGATATTGCTTATGAAGCAATGAAAAACCTCGATATCGAGCCAGTAATCAGCCCGATCCGAGGCGGTACGGATGGTTCCCAATTATCGTATATGGGTCTTCCAACACCAAATATTTTTACCGGTGGGGAAAATTATCATGGTAAATTCGAATATGTTTCTGTAGATAATATGGAAAAAGCGGTTCAAGTTATTATCGAAATAGCACGCTTGTTTGAAGAAAAAGCATAAAGAAATTGGTCTGGAGTCTCTTTGATATTATCCCCGTAGGGTCAACAGGTAATGGAGTTCATGTGAACATGGATACATTGCTGTTGACCCTACGGGGATTTTCTTATGAAATACCCGGAAATCATAAGTCAAAATCTGCTTCTAAGATAAATTAGGTAGTGAATAATCTCAATAAACCCATAAGAATAACGCCAAAAATTACGGTTACAGCTAAGCTTTTCGTTCGTAAAGCTAATAATAGAGTAGGAACGATAGCAATGAGTGTTAACCAATTTATTTCTATAGAATGACTAGTCTTTATAATGACATTTTCTACAACGAGTGCTGTAAGGATACAGATAGGTATAAAAGAAAGCCATTTTAGTACAGGATCAGGTAAATGTAAATTTCGTACCACTAAAAATGGTAAAATTCGTGGGACTACTGTGACGATAGTACATCCAAGTATCACAAAGAAAATAGATTGATTCACACTCATTTATCTGTCACCACCCCAATAGTAGCTACAATAATCGTAGACAAAATAACAGCAACATGGGAAGGTACAAAAAAAGATAATACCAGCATGGCTATTATCATATATGCAATCAGCCAGAGAGAATGTTTGAGTTTTGAAGGTTTCATATTATGCAACTGTAATACTAGTAAAGCCACAAACATAGCTGTTAAAGCAAAATCTAATCCAAATACCATTGGATTCGTAATCCATTTTCCAAGAATTGCTCCTAGCATACACGAAGCTATCCAAATGATATAAGCTGTAAGATTTAATCCATTCATCCAACGATCATTAATCTGTTCTCCCTTGGTAATTTTATTTATGGCAACACCAAACGACTCATCTGTAACTAATGCACCAATACCAATGTTTTTTAATAAAGAATATTTTGTAAAATATGGGGCGAGTGTTGCGCTTAATAAAAAATTACGTAGGTTTACAATAAAAGTTGTTACAATAATTGCTGATGAGGGACTATTAGTTGCTAGTAGAGCACAAATGATAAATTGAGCAGATCCAGCATAAACCAAAGCTGATAATAATGTAATTTCTAAGATACTCAGGTGGGAAGATACCCCTATAACACCAGCTGCAAGCCCAATGCTGATGTAGCCTAACAATGTAGGGATACAATCTTTTACACCTTGTAAGAATGTTGAAGCATTACTTTCATCGATGCTTGACGCTTTTACCATATTCATTGTTACCATCCTCTGTTGTCTATTTAGCTTCTATTCATCTCATGATTTTTAAAAATAAAAGTAGAGGCAGTGCGTTCCATGTTGTTAAAAACTACATTTTATCAAGGGAATATAAAGTTAGCAACTACTTTGAATCTTTTAAATTCTTTAGTGCCAAGATAGATACTTGGTTCTTTTTTATATCATATTATTATCAGAAGCGTATATAGTATTTTCACTAAATATATGGTATAAAAAGTGATGTTAAATCCGATATATAATTTATACAAGATTGCTACATAGATAAGCAGGTGAATCAAATGAATGCGAGACAAATAGAAATCTTGCGTATCTTATTAACTCAATCCGATCAGCATGTATTAATACAAGAAATTGCAGAGAAAGTCGGTTGCTCCGAAAAGACCATTCGTAATGATTTTAAAAGGATTCAAGACTATCTTAGGGAACATTCACATGCTACCATAATCCGAAAACCGGGATTAGGTGTTTTTTTAGAAATAGAAGATCATGAAAAAACAAGCTTATTTCACAAACTACTCATGGTGAATCATCCAGTTAAATATGAATCTGATGAAAAAATGATTCTTGAAATAGCTTATCAGTTATTAATGAACGTAAAGCCGATAATAGCGCAGGATCTTGCTTCCCAATATTTTGTGAATAAAGCGGTCATTAAAAAAAGTTTGGATAAAATCGAAAATTGGCTCAAGGCTTGGGGCCTAACATTGATTTCTAAGCAAAAAGTAGGCCTCATAATTGAAGGGAATGAAAAGGATAAAAGAACGGCATTAGCTCGATTATCCCAGTTGACCAACAATTCCCAGCTAAGTGATTCATTTATTAAAGAACAATTTTCGTCTCATGAGGTTGAGATTGTAAGAAATGCATTAAAAGAGCTACAAAAGGAACATTCCATCTTTTTTACGGATGAAACGTTTGAAGGATTGATTGTACATGCACTCCTGATGATTAGGCGGACAAAGCTTAAACAGCCTATTACCCTCTCTGAAAAAGAAAGATCTCTTCTACAGAATAAAAAAGAATATGAATGGACTTCTGAATTCCTCAAACAACTAGAACGTGCTTTTGCAGTGAGGTTTCCGGAAGTGGAAATTACTTATTTAGCATTACATATTTTAGGAGGGAAAGTTCGTTATCAACAAAGGAACGAAACATCTGAAATAGATGATCTTACTAAAGATAACCCTGTTCTTTCTCAGCTTCTGCTTCTATTGATCCAGCGTATGTCCGAGTTCAATATGATTGAATTTACAAATGATGAAACCTTGATAAACGGCTTGAAGGTTCATTTATATACAACCTTAAATCGCCTCAATTACGGACTTTCTGTATCGAATCCGATGCTGAGTGATATAAAAAGAATGTATCCTTATATGTTTGATATGGTGCTTTGCGCATTAGAAGAAGTAAATCAATCGCTATCTCTTTCGATACCTGAGGAGGAAGCGGCCTATCTCGTCCTACATTTTCAAGCGTCCATTGAACGATTCAATAGCATCAGGAAAAAAACGAAGGAAGCTGTCATCGTTTGCCATATGGGAATTGGAATGTCTCAGCTCTTACGAACAAAGCTTGAACGGAAATTTATTTCGATCAATATTATAGCGTGCATAGCGAAGGCTGACGTAAAAGAGTATCTTGCTAATCATGACGTCGACTTTGTTGTATCTACTGTTTCTCTGCCTGAAGTAAATCTCCCTTATCTTGTTGTATCTCCTTTGTTAGAAGCAACGGAAGAAAAGAGACTGGAGAATTTTATCAAACAGCTTGATGAACCAATTCAACAAGCACCAAAAGAATCTGTGCTTTTGAAGTTTACCACACCATTTTTAGTGTTTTTGCAGCAGGATGTAGAGCATCGTTATGAGTTAATCGAGATGCTTGCCACTGTCTTGTATGAAAAAGGCTTTGTGGAAAAAGAATATACGCATCATGCAATTACCCGGGAAAGAATGTCAGCTACGAACATTGGTGCAGGTGTTGCTATTCCACATGGAAACCCCAAACTGATTAAACATTCAGCGATTGCCATTGCTACATTACATGAACCGATTGAATGGGGACCTGAGAAAGTATCACTCGTATTTATGCTGGCAGTTAAGAATGATAATCAAGAAGATACAAAACAGCTATTTCGTGAATTGTCGTTTATCAGTGAACAACCTGCCTTTATTCAAACACTCATGAAGGAAACAGACACCATGCAATTTTTATCTCATTTACACAAAAAAAAATAACATCATTCATCTTTCTTTGCCTATTTCAGAGTAATAAAATCGATTTTTCCGGAAACAACGGAAAAAAACTAAACTTTTATCTCAAGGATTTCGCAGTATAGTATGTGTAAGCGATTTCGAAATAGATAAAGGGGGATTAGTGATGAAACTCTTAGCGATTACTTCATGTCCTAATGGGATTGCCCATACGTATATGGCGGCAGAAAATCTACAAAAAGCTGCCGATAAATTAGGAATTCAAATGAAAGTTGAAACGCAAGGCTCTATTGGAGTAGAAAATAAACTTACAGAACAGGATATTCGTGAAGCGGACGGTATCATTATCGCAGCTGATAAAACGGTTGATAAAGATCGATTCATTGGAAAGAAAGTATTGCTTGTTGGGGTTCAAGATGGTATTCGTAAACCTCAAGAATTAATTAAATTAGTAATAAGTGGAGAAGTACCTGTCTATCAAGCCCAATCAAAATCTATCGAGAACAATAGTAGTGAGAAAGCTGATAAACAAAATTCGGTTTATCGTCATTTGATGAGTGGTGTATCATACATGGTCCCATTCATCGTTATCGGTGGATTATTAATCGCTATTGCGTTAACACTTGGGGGAGAAAAGACACCTGGTGGTTTGGTGATACCGGATGCTTCATTCTGGAAGACAATTGAAAAGCTTGGTGCTGCATCATTTACTTTCATGGTTCCTATTCTTGCCGGTTTCATTGCCTTTAGTATTGCCGACAGACCAGGTCTTGCTCCCGGTATGATTGGTGGATTCATTGCAGCGAATGGTAGTTTTTATGGAAGTGCGGCTGGTGCCGGTTTTATTGGTGGTATTATTGCAGGTTTTCTGGCTGGTTACGTAGCATTAGGAATTAAAAACATAAAAGTTCCAAAAGCAATTCAGCCTATTATGCCGATTATTATCATTCCAGTATTTGCGTCACTTATTGTAGGTCTGGTATTTGTTTATGTGATAGGCGCACCTATAGCCCAAGTTTTTGAGTCGTTAACAGCATGGTTATCAAGTATGCAAGGTACAAGCTCCATTCTTTTAGCCCTTATTTTAGGTGCTATGATTTCCTTTGATATGGGCGGTCCGGTTAATAAAGTTGCTTTCCTTTTCGGTTCTGCCATGATTGCAGAAGGTAACTACGATATCATGGGATCGATTGCAGTTGCTATCTGTATTCCTCCGATTGGTATGGGTTTAGCTACTTTCTTAGGTAAGAAAAAATATCAGGATGCAGAAAGAGAAGCGGGTAAAGCAACATTTACAATGGGGTTATTTGGAATCACGGAAGGAGCCATTCCGTTTGCAGCTCAAGATCCATTCCGTGTTATCCCAAGTATTATGATTGGTTCGATGGTAGGCTCGGTTATTGCAATGATGGGACATGTTGGAGATAAAGTAGCACATGGAGGTCCAATCGTTGCAGTTCTTGGAGCTGTTGATAATGTGTTGATGTTCTTTATCGCCGTCATTGTTGGTGCGATTGTAACAGCTGTTTTAGTCAATATCTTAAAAAAAGATATACAAAAAGTAGATGTTCTAGAAACACAGGCAGTAGCGGAATCTATACCTCAACGACACCTTCTAAAAGAAGAAAAAAAAGCGACAACGGTGGAAATCAAAAAATTGACGGATATCACCAGTCTAGAGCTTATTGATGTAAACGTAGCGGGATCAACACGTGATGAGGTCATTGATGAAATGATTCAAAAATTAGATAGCGCTGGAGCTATTAGTTCTATTTCAGATTTCAAACAAGCGATACTAAGCCGCGAACAAGAAAGTTCCACAGGAATTGGTATGAACATTGCCATCCCTCATGGAAAATCAGATGCAGTCAAAAAAACAAGTGTGGTATTTGGACTTAAAAGTGACGGAGTAGACTGGACGAGCCTTGATGGTACAGATGCAAAGCTCATTTTTATGATCGCTGTTCCTAAAGAAAGTGAAGGAAATGAACACTTGAAAATTCTTCAGATGCTCTCTCGAAAGCTCATGGATGAAAGCTTTAGAGAACAATTATTGTCTATTAAAACAAAAGAAGAAGCGTATCAACTATTAGAGACTATTGAGTAAATACAGATATAGTATAATCGAGGCCTTTTCTCCTTACGTAAGGGGAGAGGGCCTCAAATTTTTCATCGTAAAGATGAGCCTGATTGAGTATTCATGTGTCTTTTCTTATACTATTTTGAAAGAAAGCAAGGATAGAGAGAGGTAGCCGGAACAGATGGATTTTCGTTCTGTAAACAAATGCGGGATACAGTGAGTGGTCCCATCTTGTATTAAGCGGCAAACCCGTTACATTAGAATGATAAGAAATCAAAACAGGCTATTCGATCGATGTGGGTCGGATAGCCTGTTTTTTTAGGGTGTAATACGTTCCCTTTTATCTAACAGTGCCAGATCAGGTGCTCAGGCTTTGGACAAAATCATTAGTGATATGTAGGAGCATGTTATGTGGTGAAATATGGAATGAAAAGGGAAGCAGATAGGTATAAAAGAGTAGCTAAACACAGAAAAAGGAAAAAAA
It includes:
- a CDS encoding Na+/H+ antiporter NhaC family protein, producing MKQTKGSALALLPLGIFLVLFIGSGVITGDFYQLPIIVAILIAVTVALAMNRNETFTTKVERFAKGAGNPNIIIMLLIFVLAGAFSQAAKGMGSVEATVNLALSVLPQGFVVVGLFIIAAFISLAMGTSMGTIAALAPIAIGISEQTDISIALTIATVVGGAMFGDNLSFISDTTIAAVRTQGTEMKDKFKTNFLIVLPAAIITIILLVVLTLGNHTNMVTGTFNWVKILPYAGVLIAALLGWNVLVVLAGGTVLSGIIGMVDGSYTLATFFKNVTVGISGMMELVLLTMLIGGMIEIIQHNGGIHYLMNVLTRNIRSKKGAEFGIAGLVSMTNMCTANNTIAIIFAGPLAKNISDQYEIDPRKSASLLDLFSCSVQGIIPYGAQMLTAAGFASLSPIDLLPYAFYPMLVAVCGIISIMINFPRFSSETKKDSIIKQHNEKEDVLYETT
- a CDS encoding AzlD domain-containing protein, whose amino-acid sequence is MSVNQSIFFVILGCTIVTVVPRILPFLVVRNLHLPDPVLKWLSFIPICILTALVVENVIIKTSHSIEINWLTLIAIVPTLLLALRTKSLAVTVIFGVILMGLLRLFTT
- a CDS encoding PRD domain-containing protein, which translates into the protein MNARQIEILRILLTQSDQHVLIQEIAEKVGCSEKTIRNDFKRIQDYLREHSHATIIRKPGLGVFLEIEDHEKTSLFHKLLMVNHPVKYESDEKMILEIAYQLLMNVKPIIAQDLASQYFVNKAVIKKSLDKIENWLKAWGLTLISKQKVGLIIEGNEKDKRTALARLSQLTNNSQLSDSFIKEQFSSHEVEIVRNALKELQKEHSIFFTDETFEGLIVHALLMIRRTKLKQPITLSEKERSLLQNKKEYEWTSEFLKQLERAFAVRFPEVEITYLALHILGGKVRYQQRNETSEIDDLTKDNPVLSQLLLLLIQRMSEFNMIEFTNDETLINGLKVHLYTTLNRLNYGLSVSNPMLSDIKRMYPYMFDMVLCALEEVNQSLSLSIPEEEAAYLVLHFQASIERFNSIRKKTKEAVIVCHMGIGMSQLLRTKLERKFISINIIACIAKADVKEYLANHDVDFVVSTVSLPEVNLPYLVVSPLLEATEEKRLENFIKQLDEPIQQAPKESVLLKFTTPFLVFLQQDVEHRYELIEMLATVLYEKGFVEKEYTHHAITRERMSATNIGAGVAIPHGNPKLIKHSAIAIATLHEPIEWGPEKVSLVFMLAVKNDNQEDTKQLFRELSFISEQPAFIQTLMKETDTMQFLSHLHKKK
- a CDS encoding PTS mannose transporter subunit IIABC (phosphoenolpyruvate-dependent sugar phosphotransferase system; catalyzes the phosphorylation of incoming sugar substrates concomitant with their translocation across the cell membrane; IIB is phosphorylated by IIA and then transfers the phosphoryl group to the sugar; IIC forms the translocation channel); amino-acid sequence: MKLLAITSCPNGIAHTYMAAENLQKAADKLGIQMKVETQGSIGVENKLTEQDIREADGIIIAADKTVDKDRFIGKKVLLVGVQDGIRKPQELIKLVISGEVPVYQAQSKSIENNSSEKADKQNSVYRHLMSGVSYMVPFIVIGGLLIAIALTLGGEKTPGGLVIPDASFWKTIEKLGAASFTFMVPILAGFIAFSIADRPGLAPGMIGGFIAANGSFYGSAAGAGFIGGIIAGFLAGYVALGIKNIKVPKAIQPIMPIIIIPVFASLIVGLVFVYVIGAPIAQVFESLTAWLSSMQGTSSILLALILGAMISFDMGGPVNKVAFLFGSAMIAEGNYDIMGSIAVAICIPPIGMGLATFLGKKKYQDAEREAGKATFTMGLFGITEGAIPFAAQDPFRVIPSIMIGSMVGSVIAMMGHVGDKVAHGGPIVAVLGAVDNVLMFFIAVIVGAIVTAVLVNILKKDIQKVDVLETQAVAESIPQRHLLKEEKKATTVEIKKLTDITSLELIDVNVAGSTRDEVIDEMIQKLDSAGAISSISDFKQAILSREQESSTGIGMNIAIPHGKSDAVKKTSVVFGLKSDGVDWTSLDGTDAKLIFMIAVPKESEGNEHLKILQMLSRKLMDESFREQLLSIKTKEEAYQLLETIE
- a CDS encoding branched-chain amino acid ABC transporter permease; translation: MNMVKASSIDESNASTFLQGVKDCIPTLLGYISIGLAAGVIGVSSHLSILEITLLSALVYAGSAQFIICALLATNSPSSAIIVTTFIVNLRNFLLSATLAPYFTKYSLLKNIGIGALVTDESFGVAINKITKGEQINDRWMNGLNLTAYIIWIASCMLGAILGKWITNPMVFGLDFALTAMFVALLVLQLHNMKPSKLKHSLWLIAYMIIAMLVLSFFVPSHVAVILSTIIVATIGVVTDK
- the pepT gene encoding peptidase T yields the protein MKQAIIDRFTRYVKVDTQSNDESHTVPSTAGQIELGKMLVEELKATGLSEVTMDENGYVMATLPANTHKQVPVIGFLAHLDTATDFIGKNVNPQVHENFDGKAIILNQGLGVVLTPELFPELPSYKGHTLITTDGTTLLGADDKAGITEIVTAMDYLLKHPEIKHGKIRVAFTPDEEISRGPAHFDVAAFGAEFGYTIDGGALGGLEYESFNAAGVKLTFKGISTHPGTAKDKMLNASKLAMEFHGQLPAAEAPEYTDGYEGFYHLISVHGDVEQSKSHYIIRDFDQDNFNARKEKVAGIVKQMQEKYGAENIIIEMKDQYYNMRDKIEPVREVVDIAYEAMKNLDIEPVISPIRGGTDGSQLSYMGLPTPNIFTGGENYHGKFEYVSVDNMEKAVQVIIEIARLFEEKA